In Leptospiraceae bacterium, one DNA window encodes the following:
- a CDS encoding DNA primase yields MQKKNDFIERIHREVAIGSYISRFVKLTKHGRYYKGLCPFHNEKTPSFTVSPDKGVYHCFGCHKSGDIIQFVREFENVEFLPALEILSKFSGIPLQSKSQIESGQSEEKTKLYLLNKKVSEYYFNNLRSSGGKEAYEYLKSRGIEESIFDQFQLGYSFLGFDNLKRDILKSEEEIRLGSKLGLLKERPNQKGSYYDFFRDRVMFPIIDISGEVAGFGGRIIRQAEEAKYVNSPASLVYDKGKILYNLNNASSSIRKSRKVVLVEGYLDVLGLVSKGIENTVASLGTSVTESQVRHLKNYADVLILMMDGDLAGRKAAYRSSLICLKEGLELRVSVLDEKIDPFDFSRQKNPTEIQNKIDSAISASDFLIGETIGKARSNSTPDEKKYAVGQLFELVKVLEKKTDREAYLEEGARRLGLSMSSVLSDFSTTVGENFQVSKTDNRTTVSVPKKRTSSNSAIICEKKIVSMLILHNELLSESRELNEIEFLDEDCSILWDYIYTQFINNEEVSPRSVLSSELPEFVKNSIAPFLIEKEEVPDFENYRSILNELIHRQKIFFIDDEIRKLDEARKMSQIDEMQYLSDLSFYKTEKEKHLDYIRKLSLSTA; encoded by the coding sequence TTGCAAAAGAAAAATGATTTTATCGAGAGAATACACAGGGAAGTAGCCATTGGTAGTTATATTTCCCGTTTTGTGAAGTTGACAAAGCATGGTAGATACTATAAAGGTCTTTGTCCATTTCATAACGAAAAAACCCCTTCTTTTACCGTGTCTCCAGACAAAGGTGTTTATCATTGTTTTGGTTGTCATAAGTCAGGAGACATCATTCAGTTTGTAAGAGAGTTTGAAAATGTAGAATTTTTACCTGCACTTGAGATACTTTCTAAATTTTCCGGAATTCCTCTACAGTCTAAATCTCAGATTGAATCCGGGCAAAGTGAAGAGAAAACAAAACTCTATCTATTGAACAAAAAAGTTTCTGAATACTATTTCAATAACCTTCGGTCAAGTGGTGGAAAAGAGGCTTACGAGTATTTGAAATCGAGAGGAATTGAAGAATCTATTTTTGATCAATTTCAGTTGGGGTATTCTTTTTTGGGGTTTGACAATTTAAAAAGAGACATATTGAAGTCAGAAGAAGAAATTCGTCTTGGTTCAAAATTGGGTTTATTAAAGGAAAGACCGAATCAAAAAGGCTCTTACTATGATTTTTTTCGAGATAGGGTGATGTTCCCGATTATTGATATTTCCGGGGAAGTTGCAGGGTTTGGGGGAAGGATAATTCGACAAGCAGAAGAAGCCAAATACGTCAATAGTCCCGCTTCCTTGGTTTATGATAAGGGGAAAATCCTGTACAACCTGAATAACGCATCATCCTCGATTAGAAAATCCAGAAAGGTAGTTTTAGTAGAAGGGTATTTGGATGTACTTGGATTAGTTTCAAAAGGTATCGAAAATACAGTGGCTTCTCTGGGGACATCTGTAACCGAAAGTCAGGTTAGGCACTTGAAAAACTATGCAGACGTGCTGATATTGATGATGGATGGTGATTTGGCGGGCAGGAAGGCAGCTTACAGATCAAGTTTAATCTGTCTAAAAGAAGGGTTGGAATTGAGAGTTTCTGTCTTGGATGAAAAAATTGACCCATTTGATTTTTCGAGACAAAAAAATCCTACAGAAATACAAAATAAGATTGATTCTGCTATTTCTGCTTCAGATTTTTTAATAGGAGAAACCATAGGGAAGGCGAGGTCCAATTCTACTCCGGATGAGAAAAAATACGCAGTTGGTCAGTTGTTTGAATTAGTCAAAGTTTTAGAAAAAAAAACAGACAGGGAAGCCTACTTAGAGGAGGGAGCCAGAAGGCTTGGGCTTAGCATGTCTTCTGTACTTTCTGATTTTTCTACAACGGTTGGAGAGAATTTTCAAGTTTCAAAAACCGATAATAGAACTACGGTGTCTGTTCCTAAAAAGAGGACAAGCTCCAATTCTGCAATTATTTGTGAGAAAAAGATTGTGTCTATGCTGATATTACATAATGAGCTTTTATCTGAATCGAGAGAATTGAACGAGATTGAGTTTTTAGACGAGGATTGTTCAATACTATGGGATTACATATACACTCAATTTATAAATAATGAAGAGGTTAGTCCAAGGTCAGTCCTTTCTTCTGAGCTTCCCGAATTTGTAAAAAATTCAATCGCTCCTTTTCTAATAGAGAAAGAAGAAGTTCCCGATTTTGAAAATTATCGGTCTATATTGAATGAATTGATTCATCGTCAAAAAATATTTTTTATAGACGATGAAATCAGAAAATTGGACGAAGCCCGAAAAATGAGCCAAATAGACGAGATGCAATATTTGTCAGATTTATCGTTTTATAAAACGGAAAAAGAAAAACATTTAGACTATATTCGAAAACTGTCTTTATCGACAGCATAA
- the rpoD gene encoding RNA polymerase sigma factor RpoD — protein sequence MENLQSLPEVQKIIAIGKANSEVSYDEINEILPDKILNSEKIDDVFTLLHEMGIDIVEEYSKKSVEPVVSGKEEKATKKKKDSPSISATSEDPIRLYLKEIGKVSLISGETEVFLAKRIEKGEKIIEETILGSSILRASFAKLMPKIRSRKIKVYELVRVDKPYALSQLEAEKLEKLFFGNMEIIQAEEKVFNECINRIRKYSENSKKYKELKEKIEVSSSKIDRATREVGVSQREIQKISQKIKSMVFRIKEIDRHFLKIKARYGHDVREIKTFNRFIEKNENLEEIEKMMGVDIDEVREVIKDIRNNERKLRRMEQEAGSSTNDIKEWGEKIIKGEREISQAKKELVKANLRLVVSIAKRYANRGMHFFDLIQEGNIGLIKAVDKFEYKKGYKFSTYATWWIRQAITRAISDQARTIRVPVHMIEQVNKVIREARLFVQEFGRDPSNEEIAERLGWPVQKVKAVKNVAREPISLEIPVGSEEDSELGDFIEDREVESPVNTAAGTILAEQIRQVLHTLPAREQKVIRMRFGLDDGYAQTLEEVGYQFKVTRERIRQIEAKALRRLRHPTRSKKLKDYID from the coding sequence ATGGAAAATTTACAGAGTTTGCCGGAAGTTCAAAAAATCATCGCAATAGGAAAAGCCAATAGTGAGGTTTCTTATGATGAAATCAACGAGATACTACCGGATAAAATTTTAAATTCGGAAAAGATAGATGATGTATTCACTCTACTCCATGAAATGGGGATTGATATTGTAGAAGAATACTCTAAAAAATCTGTAGAGCCTGTAGTATCCGGAAAAGAGGAAAAGGCAACAAAGAAAAAGAAAGACAGCCCTTCGATTAGTGCTACCTCTGAAGACCCTATTCGTCTATATTTGAAAGAAATCGGAAAGGTAAGTTTGATTTCCGGAGAGACAGAGGTTTTTCTTGCTAAGAGAATAGAGAAGGGTGAAAAAATTATAGAAGAGACGATTCTCGGTTCCAGTATTTTGAGGGCGAGCTTTGCAAAACTTATGCCAAAGATTCGCAGCAGAAAAATCAAAGTGTATGAATTGGTTCGAGTGGATAAGCCTTACGCACTGAGTCAGTTAGAAGCAGAGAAGTTAGAAAAATTATTTTTTGGAAACATGGAGATCATCCAAGCCGAAGAAAAAGTATTTAATGAATGTATCAATCGAATTCGCAAATATTCAGAGAACAGTAAAAAATACAAAGAGCTGAAAGAAAAAATAGAAGTTTCTTCTTCCAAGATTGACAGGGCTACAAGAGAAGTCGGTGTATCTCAAAGAGAGATTCAGAAAATTTCACAGAAAATTAAGTCTATGGTTTTCAGAATTAAAGAAATTGACAGACATTTCTTAAAAATTAAAGCAAGATATGGTCACGATGTAAGAGAAATTAAAACTTTTAACAGGTTCATCGAAAAGAACGAAAATCTCGAAGAAATCGAAAAGATGATGGGGGTCGATATTGACGAGGTAAGAGAAGTTATCAAGGATATAAGAAACAATGAAAGAAAACTTCGTCGTATGGAGCAAGAAGCCGGTTCTTCCACTAACGATATAAAAGAATGGGGCGAAAAAATAATCAAAGGTGAAAGAGAAATCTCACAAGCAAAAAAAGAATTAGTAAAGGCAAATCTTCGTCTTGTAGTTTCTATTGCCAAGCGTTATGCAAATAGAGGGATGCATTTTTTTGATCTCATTCAAGAAGGAAATATCGGTCTCATCAAGGCAGTGGACAAATTTGAATACAAAAAAGGATACAAGTTTTCTACTTACGCTACATGGTGGATACGTCAGGCGATTACCCGTGCTATATCTGATCAAGCAAGAACGATTAGAGTTCCGGTTCACATGATCGAACAAGTGAACAAAGTAATCCGTGAAGCAAGATTATTCGTGCAGGAGTTTGGGAGAGACCCAAGCAATGAAGAGATCGCAGAAAGATTGGGCTGGCCGGTTCAGAAGGTTAAGGCTGTAAAGAATGTAGCGAGAGAGCCTATCTCGCTTGAGATACCTGTAGGTAGTGAGGAAGATTCTGAGCTTGGAGATTTTATAGAAGACAGAGAAGTCGAGTCTCCGGTGAATACGGCTGCTGGCACAATACTCGCAGAACAAATCCGTCAGGTTTTGCATACTCTGCCTGCAAGAGAGCAAAAAGTAATTCGTATGAGGTTTGGTTTGGACGATGGCTATGCTCAAACTTTGGAAGAGGTCGGTTACCAATTTAAGGTAACAAGGGAAAGAATTCGTCAAATTGAAGCAAAAGCACTAAGAAGGCTTCGTCATCCGACTCGATCGAAAAAACTCAAAGACTATATAGATTGA
- a CDS encoding MIP family channel protein — protein sequence MDKQLQKELLSEFFGTFILILFGDGVVAMVVLYGLGSFESINWCWGLAVVFGIYVSSKTSGAHLNPAVSVALAIRKILPWKKVIPYSLSQIFGAFVASALLYYNYNEAFFHFEKNSGLVRGSIESIATAKVFATYPSKYVTNWGAFFDQILGTALLIILIFAVTNPNNEKDEANRSPFIIGLVVVAIGMAFGGNAGYAINPARDFGPRLFSYFSGWGKIVFTASDYYFYVPIVAPIIGSVIGTYAYIFFVGRFLDKS from the coding sequence ATGGACAAACAACTACAAAAAGAACTGCTATCGGAATTTTTCGGAACTTTCATTCTAATTCTTTTCGGTGACGGGGTTGTGGCAATGGTAGTGCTGTATGGGCTCGGTAGCTTTGAATCGATCAACTGGTGCTGGGGACTTGCGGTCGTATTTGGAATTTATGTAAGCTCTAAAACCAGTGGTGCACACCTAAATCCGGCAGTTTCTGTTGCTCTTGCCATAAGAAAAATTCTGCCTTGGAAAAAAGTCATTCCATACTCCCTATCACAAATATTTGGAGCCTTTGTTGCCTCTGCACTTCTATACTATAACTACAATGAAGCGTTTTTTCATTTTGAAAAAAATTCCGGTTTAGTGAGAGGGAGCATTGAAAGCATTGCTACCGCAAAAGTGTTTGCTACCTACCCCTCAAAGTATGTGACGAATTGGGGTGCGTTTTTTGACCAGATTCTTGGAACTGCACTTTTAATAATTTTGATTTTTGCCGTAACAAATCCAAATAACGAAAAAGACGAGGCAAACAGATCTCCTTTTATCATAGGGCTTGTAGTAGTTGCAATAGGGATGGCTTTTGGCGGGAATGCAGGCTACGCTATCAATCCGGCAAGAGATTTTGGACCCAGACTATTTTCTTACTTTTCCGGCTGGGGTAAAATAGTTTTTACTGCGAGCGACTATTATTTTTACGTACCTATTGTAGCACCTATCATTGGATCTGTGATCGGAACATACGCCTACATTTTTTTTGTAGGAAGGTTTTTAGATAAATCCTGA
- a CDS encoding UbiX family flavin prenyltransferase: protein MKLIVGIAGASGSIYAASFLRAIMSMEGETYLIVSPAALRIFREEYSTNISSGKEILEFISDRWHITHNKNHILERDFKDIGSDIASGSNKWDGMVVIPTSMKTIASINSGITENLIERCADVTLKERRKLILVPRETPYNRIHLKNMLSLDEAGAIIVPASPAFYQLPRTLDDIADFISGRILNLLGIENTLFPHWGSLKD, encoded by the coding sequence TTGAAACTGATAGTAGGAATAGCCGGTGCAAGTGGTTCGATTTACGCTGCGAGTTTCCTGCGAGCAATAATGTCGATGGAAGGTGAGACGTACCTAATCGTAAGCCCGGCTGCGTTAAGAATATTTCGCGAAGAGTATTCAACCAATATTTCATCAGGAAAAGAAATCTTAGAATTCATATCAGATAGATGGCACATTACGCATAACAAAAATCATATACTCGAAAGAGATTTTAAAGATATCGGAAGTGATATTGCCTCTGGCTCAAACAAATGGGATGGAATGGTAGTCATTCCTACATCAATGAAAACGATCGCTTCTATAAATTCAGGAATCACAGAAAATTTAATTGAACGATGCGCTGATGTTACTTTAAAAGAAAGAAGAAAATTAATCTTAGTCCCAAGGGAAACCCCTTACAACAGAATCCACTTGAAGAATATGCTGTCTTTGGACGAAGCTGGTGCGATCATAGTTCCTGCCTCTCCTGCTTTCTATCAATTACCAAGGACGTTAGACGATATTGCAGATTTTATTTCAGGGAGAATACTGAATCTCTTAGGAATTGAAAACACACTTTTCCCGCATTGGGGGTCATTAAAAGATTAG
- a CDS encoding UbiA family prenyltransferase produces MKKLIQITLDYGKMVKFSHTLFALPFAGLSFVSALAETNKTPSELQRILFLIVLCMFSARNAAMGFNRWADRKIDALNPRTKDREIPKGVISEKSVLFFVVGFCVLFILSSYFINFLCFLLSFPTLGIILFYSYTKRFTYLCHYVLGLGIGIAPMGAYLSVTEYFSLPPILWSFGLMLHIAGFDILYSTQDIEIDKTIEMKSIPVKFGILYALLISKLTHAICFILFLFAGFTAGLGVWYYTFLGITGILLIVEHLLVSPRNMKRLPIAFFHINASISIILFIGIFLDKWSIVLSKLGIMI; encoded by the coding sequence ATGAAAAAATTAATTCAAATTACCTTAGATTACGGCAAAATGGTAAAATTTTCCCATACACTTTTTGCTCTTCCTTTTGCCGGACTTTCCTTTGTAAGTGCACTTGCAGAAACTAATAAGACTCCAAGCGAGCTCCAAAGGATTTTATTTTTGATTGTGCTTTGTATGTTTTCTGCGCGTAACGCTGCTATGGGGTTTAATAGATGGGCAGACAGAAAGATAGATGCCTTAAATCCAAGAACAAAAGACAGAGAAATCCCAAAAGGCGTGATTTCGGAAAAGTCTGTCCTTTTTTTTGTAGTTGGATTTTGTGTATTATTTATTCTGTCTTCCTACTTCATAAATTTTTTATGCTTTCTTTTATCTTTTCCGACTCTCGGAATAATTTTATTTTACTCCTATACAAAAAGATTTACTTATTTGTGTCACTATGTATTGGGACTTGGGATAGGCATTGCGCCTATGGGTGCTTATCTTTCCGTGACAGAATATTTTTCTTTACCACCTATTCTATGGTCATTCGGACTTATGCTCCATATCGCTGGGTTTGATATTTTATACTCTACCCAAGATATAGAAATAGACAAAACTATTGAAATGAAATCTATCCCCGTAAAATTTGGAATTCTCTATGCCCTGCTAATTTCAAAACTAACGCATGCAATTTGTTTTATTCTATTTTTATTTGCAGGTTTCACTGCGGGACTTGGAGTATGGTACTACACATTTTTAGGAATCACAGGCATACTTTTGATTGTGGAGCATTTACTTGTATCTCCAAGGAATATGAAAAGACTCCCCATTGCGTTTTTTCATATCAATGCTTCGATTAGTATAATTTTATTTATAGGAATATTTTTAGATAAGTGGAGTATCGTATTATCTAAATTAGGAATCATGATTTGA